From Bos indicus isolate NIAB-ARS_2022 breed Sahiwal x Tharparkar chromosome X, NIAB-ARS_B.indTharparkar_mat_pri_1.0, whole genome shotgun sequence:
acttatttcactcagtataataggctctaggttcatccacctcattagaactaactcaaatgtgttcctttttatggctgaataatattcaattgtatatatgtaccacaacgtctttatccatttatctgttgatggacatctaggttgatttcatgtcctagctattgtaaatagtgctacaatgaacattggggtacatgtgtctttttcatttttggtttcctcagggtatatgcctaagagtgggattgctgggtcatatggtggtgttattcctagttttttaaggaaactccatttggtcttccattgtggctgtatcaatttacattcccaccaatggtgcaaGAGGggccccttttctccacaccctctccagcatttattgtttggagactttttgatgatggccattctgaccattgtgaggtgatatctctttgtagttttgatttgcatttctgtaataatgagctatattgagcatcttttcatgtgttttatctgtatgtcttctttcgataaatgtctgtttaggtcttttccccactttttgattgtgttgtttgtttttctgatattgagttgtatgagctgcttgtatattatggaagttaatcctttgtcagttgtttcatttgctattattttctcccattctgagtgttgtcttttcaccttgtttatagtttcctttgctatgcaaaagcttttaagtttaactaggtctcacttgtttacttttatttttatttagattgGCAGTTTCTTATGAAGTTACATATATGTTCACCATAGGCCATTGCAATATCAATCCTAAAATATTTTGCCAGGAGaagttaaaatattcttttaaattatatgtgaatGTTTGCAGCAGCAATATTCACTAAAGCCTATAAGTAAAAACTCAAGTGTCTTCCAACTGGTGGGTGAACAGAAGTAGTATATCCATGgagtagaatattattcagcaataagaaagaatgaagtaccaatatataagacagataaacctcaaaaacattatgcctAATGAAAGAAAGCAGACAGAAAAGAATGCATATTGCTATGTTTCCATTTATAGTAAATGTCTTAAAAAGCCAGATGTGCAGAGACCAAAAATAGATCATTGTTTGCCAGGGTCTGGGGGTGATATTACAGAGTGACTGTAAATGTCGTGAGGTATTTGGggtgtgatgaaaatattctaaaattagttgtgatgatggttgtacagctctgtaaatatactaaagtCATTGAATTGGGTGATTTCAGCATCACTATCAAAGTAAGAAACCCCAAGGACATGTCTCTCCATAGAAACACCCATTGCCTAGAGACAATTGGGAGCCTGGGAAcagtgaaagaatgaataattCACAATAAATCTTTTTATATACTTTGATTTCTGAATCTTATGGATGTATTACAACTTCTAAACTTAACAGAAAGAAATTCACTTttccagggaagaaaaaaaaaaatacagaaaactcttTTAGGAAGCCCAATTTTGACCTAAAAATAGAGAGAGGCAGCTGAGGAGTAAGAGACCTCTGTGTTTAGTGAGCACCAAGTGTGAAATATGTCATTCAGGGCTGGGAACAACAGAGAACTTGGACTCAAGGTCTGAACACCTGAAAGAAACATACAAACACCACTTATAaacctatcatttaaaaaaaaaataaaacagggataATGCCATTCATCCTACAGGAATAttgcctaaaggaaatcacctaTGTAATATTGATTACATAGCTCAAGGAAATGAGATCGCAACAGAGCAGAAAATAGGTAGTTTATTCCCTTCTGAGGCCAGATGATTCTAGCCTCCATTCACCAGGGCTTCTCTTCACTTTGAGCTTGTCAAAGAGGGATTTTGCCAAGCTGGCTTCTGGACCCCTCTTCTTGCTACGCAGAATTAAACATTAACATTTCAAATAAAGTGAAAACCCCCTTCATTTCAACCCTTGCCCAACCCtattcccttcattctttctccagATTAACCCCAATTAACCCCAATTATGATTTTcaggtcactttttttttattatacattttattttatttatttattttagttggaggctaattactttacaataactaccgcacaattgcactcatctcacacgccagtaaagtaatgctcaaaattctctaagccaggcttcagcaatatgtgaaccgtgaacttcctgatgttcaagctggttttagaaaaggcagaggaaccagagatcaaattgccaacatccgctggatcatggaaaaagcaagagagttccagaaaagcatctatttctgctttattgactatggcaaagcctttgactgtgtggatcacaataaactgtggaaaattctgaacgagatgggaataccagaccacctgatctgcctcttgagaaattagtatgcaggtcaggaagcaacagttagaactggacatggaacaacagactggttccaaataggaaaaggagttcatcaaggctgtatattgtcaccctgtttatttaacttatatgcagagtacatcatgagaaacgctggactggaagaaacacaagctggaatcaagattgccgggagaaatatcaataacctcagatatgcagatgacaccacccttatggcagaaagtgaagaggaactcaaaagcctcttgatgaaagtgaaagtggagagtgaaaaagttggcttaaagctcaaaattcagaaaacgaagatcatggcatctggtcccatcacttcatgggaaatagatggggaaacagtggaaacagtgccagactttatttttctgggctccaaaatcactgcagatggtgactgcagccatgaaattaaaagacgcttactccttggaaggaaagttatgaccaacctagatagcatattgaaaagcagagacattactttgccaacaaaggtccatctagtcaaggctatggtttttccagtggtcatgtatggatgtgagagttggactgtgaagaaggctgagcaccgaagaattgatgcttttgaactgtggtgttggagaagactcttgagagtcccttggactgcaaggagatccaaccagtcctttctgaaggagatcagccctgggatttctttggaaggactgatgctaaagctgaaactccagtactttggccacctcatgcgaagagttgactcattggaaaagactctgatgctgggagggattgggggcaagaggagaaggggacgacagaggatgagatggctggatggcatcactgactcgatggacgtgagtctgagtgaactccgggagttggtgatggacagggaggcctggcgtgctgcaattcatggggtcgcaaagagtcggacacgactgagtgactgatctgatctgatctgattggttttgccatacgttgacatgaatcagccatgggtttacatgtgttccacatcctgaacccccctcccacctccctccctatcccatccctctgggtcatcccagtgcaccagctctgagcaccctgtctcattcattgaacctggactggttatctgtttcatatatagtatacatgtttcaatgttattctctcagatcatcccaccctcgccttctcccacagagtccaaaagacggtTGTATACATCTCTGTCTcatttgctgtcttgcatatagggtatcattaccatctttctaaattccatatatatgtgttagtatactgtattggtgtttttctttctggctacttcactctgtataataggctccagtttcatccacctcattagaactgattcaaatgtattctttgtaatggctgagtgatattccattgtgtatatgtaccttaTGCTTTATCTCTGCACAGGCACTCACACTCACCAGGGCCCCAGACCACCCCCCACCGGACATTGTTTACTAGTAGAGGAATGAGTTTGTGTTTTCCATGATCCCATGGAACACCTTCTCTCTCTGGTGGAGATCCTGAGCTGCACGTGGACAGGGCATGGGTAGCTGGAGAGACTCCTGGATATCTGTTTTAAGGTTTAAAAGGTGAGAGATTTGCACATACAAATcaaacagacatttattgatGCATCAACTAATAACTTTATTTGAAGAACCaataactttttgtttgtttttacttaggaattaagatttatttttaatataaatttatttattttaattggaggctaattactttataatattacattggttttgccatacatcaacatgaatccgccatgggtgtgcacgtgttccccaacctgaatcccccacccacttccctccccgtaccctccctctgggtcatcccagtgcaccagccccaagcatcctgtatcatgcattgaacctggactggcaatttgtttcatatatgatattatacatgtttcaatgccattctcccaaatcatcccactctcgccctctcccacagagtccaaaagactgttctatacatctgtgtctcttttgctgtctcacatacagggttattgttaccatctttctaaattccatatatatgcattagtatactgtattggtgtttttccttctggcttacttcactctgtataataggctccagtttcttccacctcagtagaactgattcaaatgtattctttttaatggctgagtaatactccattgtgtatatgtaccatagctttcttatccattcatctgccgatggacatctaggttgcttccgtgtcctggctattataaacagtgctgcgatgaacattggggtacacatgtctctttcaattctgagaACCAATAACTTTATGTGAAGAAATGGCAAAACTGGAGGGAAAAAACTTAGGTGAACTTTTTCTGCGAGGGCAATACTGTGgtctgcatggcaggcagggtGACCTTGGGCACTCACCCGGGACTCGGGGGAAAGTCCAGTCCAGGCTTAGTCCTTCTTGTCGCCGTCACCCAGGGTGAGCTTGTCAAAGACGTACTCTGCCAGGCTGCCTTCCAGGGACTCCACGTTGCTCAGGTTGCTGACATACCCCAACTCCTTGATGAACTTGACCTGCTGGTCCAGGTGGTGGGTCTCCAGGAAGTGGCACAGGTGGGCATCACTGCTGTCAGTGGCCAGCTGGTACAGGTTGAGCAGGCTCTGGTTGACGCACTTCTCCAGGTGCAGGATGTCCTGCATGGCCTGGAGGCCACTTTCCCTCTGTTGGGTCTCAGGCTTTCTGATGTCGAGGAAGCAGGTGCGGCCACCACGCTGGTTCTGCAGGAACAGCAGGTTTTCAGCCCGCTCGCTGTGCTCATGGGAGCAGAGCAGGAAGAAGCGGGAGAAGTGCTTCAAGGCCATGTCATCACAGTCGAGGTAGAAGGCCATGGCCAGGCACTGGAAGGAGGCGTGGAACTCCAGGGCAGCGTGGCTGTTGACCGTGGCCTCACATTTGGGGCAGTAGTTCTGGCGTACTTAGTGAGGGCAGCACGGGCAGCATGGCGGGCGACACGGGTGCAGTGGGCAAGAAGGTGAATGCAAAGCTGCGGGGCCATTTCCACCAGCCTCAAAGAGTTCCCAGGGTGGACAATGCGGGTAGCCAGGAGCAGGCATCTCAGGTCAGGTCAGCAGTTCTGCAAGGGACTGAAAGTCAAGTCCCTTACTGGGCTTGGGAGGGTTGAGAGGAGGTTCCGGTTCCataatgggggtggggtgggaaggtggTGCATGTCAGTGGGCAGAGCATGAGTGCAGCGTCCCAGGTTCCTCCAAAACCTGGGTGATGCAGGGCAACTGCAATGAGCTTCTGGAcgatataatattttaaagcattattcATGAATATTAGTGCATCCGTTTTGCGTTAATCATGTATGTGATTTCTTTGCACAACTTATTTGAATAGGGCCCTAATGTGATTGTTTTATTAAACAGTCCTCTTTTGGTATCGTGGTTATATTTACTATTACAGAGCTCTTTTTGAAGGCAGCTCTCCTCAGTGACTTCAATACCCATACTAATGACACTTCTAATAGGTTCTTCATTGGGTTTCTGGACCTCATTAACTCCAGTGATCTCTACTTTTCTGTTTCTGGTCAAGTTCACACTTGTCTGACAGCGGAGTGCCACCTCCAGAGTCTTAGTGAATCTTTGCACCTCTGCAGCTTTCACTCTTTTTGACCTTCATTTATGCTCCCTTTGTTCTCTCTCATCTCCTAATCTTTCAGCACAGTCCTAGAAACCCAGCCCTTTCACCTGACTTACCAATTTCCTTCCTCTTGGGTAAGTGCaaacttctcttttctctgtcagAAAACAAAAGACTTAGATGCATTCTTAGAGAAAGCACTTAACCATGTGGATATATTCATCCCCTCCAGCCTCATTTGTCCTTTCGCTGCcactcagcaaacattttttaaccCATCAATTATGGTGTTTGAAATGAGCCACAGTGGTAGGAAATACCATTGATCTCAAAttatctttcattcattcagcaaatatttattgaatatttagtaTCCCTACAATTTTACTCCATAATATCTTAATAATACTCTTGAATGGATATATTTGTCCCAAAGGGTGATAATGGTGTTTCTCAGATATTTTATACCTTATCATTAATCCTAAGTAAGTAggtaatagtaaaatataaattataactaAGGGAACCCTAAAACTTAACCAACATTTCTAAGGAATAATCAACAAAGAAGCATGGACTGGGACTCAAATTTCCAgaaaggaaatgtgtgtgtgtgtgtttgtttgtttgtgtataAACCATTTCATTCAGTTTTTCATTAATGAAGAATATAAAACTAAGTACAaacacaaaatgagaaaaattcagagcagaatgtgttttttaaaaaatatgattatgTTACAGAGTCCAATATTACTCTGCTCGCCACACAACAGGCCAGTGAATCTGAGTAATggggtgttgaggcaaggaaaagGACTTCAATCAGAGAGCTGGcagacagagaagatggcaggctagtgcctcaaaataatCATTGTATTGgggcctggatgccaggttcttttatagatcagagagaaggaagcaatAAGGAACTAAATTAAAAAGGcagaataagagagagagagagagagaggcattagggaagtaaagtgaaagggtcttcagccttgcaaaacatctccaagggaatggccagcctttggaagggatgtgttaatctcttctactCATGGATGAGCAGGAACAAACTCTCTCTCCAGgaactgaacaaaggcactttagtttactgtcaagcagaggggcagagtcctccaggcaagccattgagtatgattataataacaagagcaacagaaaagcaaatcaaagaaacagtttccaacatggagtcagaattggcttcctccctgcaacaaTTATAGGACCATAAAATGAAATGTCTGTGGTCAGTATATGTATTATTCAgtgttctctagagaaacagaaccaataggattgattgattttaaGCATTGGCTCATGTAAATATTGAGGCGGGGCTTCCCttgaagctcagttggtaaagaatctgcctgcaattcaggagacctgggttcgattcctgggttgggaagatctcctaaagaaggaaatggcaacccactccagtattcttgcctggagaatcccatggacagaggagcctggtgggctatggcccatggggttgcaagcattggacacaatttagctactaaaccacctcATTATGGAGGCTGGCAAGACCTGAGACTGACAGTCAGCTGAAGGCACAGGAGAGCCTGGATAGGGGGAGAACCAAGAGGAGCTGATGTGTCAGTTTAAGTTTGAAGGCAAGAAAATACTGATGTCCTAGGTTGAAGGCAGTCAGACAGGAGGAGTTCCCTCTTACTCAAAGGAGAGTcagcctttttgttttttgaggctTTCAACTGATTAGTTGAGGCTTAGTCACACTAAGGAGGGCAGTCTGCTTTACTGAGTCTACCAATTCAAGTTATTTTCAGGCAAATGTCTTTTtcaagttgttgttcagtagctaagtcatgtccaactctttgccactccatggactgcagcataccaggcctcctgtctttttcaagttgtttttttttttttgagatacagTTGTCATATCACATTGTATTAGTCCGAGATGTACAATTTggtatatactgcaaaatgattactACAATAAATTTGCTTAATGTTAATCATCTCAGatagttacagaattttttttctagtgatAAGAATTTTTGAGATCTACTCTCTaagcagctttcaaatatacaatacagtattgttactaaatggggcttcccaggtggctcagtaataaagaatctgcctgccaatgcaggagttgcaggagacataggagacacaggtttgatccttgaatccagaaggtcccctggagaatgaaatggcaacccactccagtattcttgcctggagaattccatggacagaggaacctggtgggctacagtctatggggttgcaaaaagtcagacacgactaagcaactaacacacacatacacaaagtgaTATATCAATCTAAAATCAATCCTGTCTGTCACTGGGCTGTTCACTCTACCTTCTCTTATTACAGTTACTTTCTGAGTTTTCACTATTACTACCCATATTTTACAGTTAAAGAAATTGTGGATTATAGAGTATATAACACGTTAAAGCACATAACTTGTAAATAATAGAGAGTGACACTGTGAACTGGATTCCTCTATTGGTAGTTTGGAAAGTTTGGCTGGACCATGAGGATTAGAACAAAGATTGCGTTTAACTTGTTTGATGCTAGATTTCACAAAGTAGGGGCTCAGAAACATGATTTAAAGACTGAGTGGCCTTTTAAAGTTTTAGTTTCATCTgtccaaattaaaaaacaaggagTGGAATTggtattaaatttgtatttaaactttctgtttttaaatttatttatttattttaattggaggctaattacaatattgtcatgaatcagccatgggtgtacaaaAGGAAAACCAATCAAAGAGACTCAATTGTGACAAATTATTcttataattttactttaataTGCACAAACATATAGCTAGGTATAACGCTCTGTAGCTTTAAAATATGCTGTTAGAACTGTAAACCTAACAATTTGTGTGTGTGGACATATCTCTTGGAAGAGAAGCTGAACACCAAGACAAAGCCTAGCATTCCTTTACAGGACAGGAATTTCAGATGTGTTGTGAAGTAACTGGTGAATTTGGGAAGGGGTGAGGCCAAAGGGAGCCTTTTAGAAAGGGAAGAGGCTGTTAGAACTGCGAACTGAGGAGAAGAGAACTACTGACAAAGAGTTTTCAGGGATAACACACTtccctttgtgtgtctgtgtggtagAATCTGTGGCCTGGAGTACAATGAGAAAGATGTACTAGAGCAGCTTCTGGTGGCaggaatattattttcttctacatGCAGCTATGGAAACACTGCTTAATATTCCTCAGATCTTAACTGTCATGGACAAAAACAAAGTGATGATAATGGGAAATGTCAGTTCCAATTGCTTCCTTCTTTCATGAGTTCTCTTTCAAGTATACATGCTTTTATTTCCACCTAAATCATCACTTTGTTCCTTAATAACATGTATTCCTCAATGATGTAGTAGAAAACTGAAGTCTTCTCTTTGTGGCCCTTTCCCCTTAactcttttttgatttttgcaCCAACAATccctaatttttagaaaaaaagacaatagcACACAAGTGAATCAAGGTACAGAATTCCTTAAATTTTAAGAATCAATTCCTGGATCTTTATTAATTGCTAAATGTATTGATCACATCAACGTAAGTATTTTAATCAGTTTGTCTACAGAGATTGCAGctacaaaataaaatgcataatttgTTTATTCAGTTGTTACAAATGTAGGAAGGGGAAACGTAAATAGGATTAACAAGATTTTTATGCAGAACCAAGAGTCtatctccttttctttccagAGAGACTGTTCTATAAACAGTGGTACTTATTTTCCTAGCCAGGCTATTAAACATGTTTGGTTAGATTATGTTTTGAATCAAAACAGGTTATTGGAGTAAATGTCTATGTGGGATGtttgtacatgctcagttgctaagttgtgtacaactctttgtgactcatggactgtaacccaccaggctcctctgtccatggaattttccaggaaagaaaaccAGGATGGGTTaccgttttctcctccagggatcttcccgacccagggatcaaacccgcgtctcctgcatctcctgcattgacaagtggattctttaccactgggccaacTGGCAAGCCCTTCTCTCTGGGACACTTGTGTTTATAAAACTATTTCATAGCTAGATGACGTGGAGCATCCCTCAGACTGTGTTCTTGCAAAGGACTGCTTTTGagtcaaataaataagagaaagcaggtaataatataatattataactCTTTTTGCAAAAATATGACATCTCGGTTCACATTTTGTGATAGTCTGAATAACATGTGAGAAAACCAcagtgtgtctatgtgtgtatggaatacatgtatttgtatgaTTTGTATGTGAATATTAGCCTTTGATTGCTAAGAGTTACTTTCGCTAAAATTTATACTTACTGTGGATTGTGGTATAGATATATATTAGCCAGGTAAAGTAGACCTTAGTGGGAACATGCATCTTGGCCGACTGTGTGGGTGTGCATTATgtgaatttttaattctttaatttattttattcatttttggctgtcctgggtcttcattgttgcaagTGGGCTTTTGTAGTTGCAGTGATCCAGAGCCACTCTCTAAtcgcagtgtgcaggcttctcattgcaacggcctctcttattgcagagcacgggctctagggcacgaggGCTCAGGAGTTATGACTGACAGGCCCTAGAGCGCAGGCTtagcagttgtggcacaggggcttaattgccccacggcatgtggaatctccccaaac
This genomic window contains:
- the LOC139181562 gene encoding ferritin heavy chain-like — encoded protein: MHLSLLFSDREKRSLHLPKRKEIVRQNYCPKCEATVNSHAALEFHASFQCLAMAFYLDCDDMALKHFSRFFLLCSHEHSERAENLLFLQNQRGGRTCFLDIRKPETQQRESGLQAMQDILHLEKCVNQSLLNLYQLATDSSDAHLCHFLETHHLDQQVKFIKELGYVSNLSNVESLEGSLAEYVFDKLTLGDGDKKD